Below is a genomic region from Thunnus albacares chromosome 4, fThuAlb1.1, whole genome shotgun sequence.
TCTGATCCTCCACAGTCCTCTCCATCCACTTCTGCTTTCATCTGTTCAGCCGGGCAGCTGGCTGGagcctctgcctctctgtgctCCTCAATTTGGCTTTGATGGAACTGTGATAACTCaggtttctcttcatcatcttcacttTTCACAGAGATGAGAGTGATATCAGCCTCCTCCAGTCCTTGaagctgctctccctcctgaCTGCTCCAGacttcctcctgttcctctttaatgCATGGGGGCTCTGGGGCTTCCTGGTCCAGACTGGGCTTCATCTCCTGCTGCTCAGGGGGAACCTCTGCACTAACAGTCAGCGAACGGACATCTGCAGAAAGTAATgatatacaaatacacaaacatgaatatctgtgcCTTTATGTCGATCTAAGTGTGATACAACTGTTTTACGATTGTATGTTCTGTTTTGATGTACCTTGACCTTCGAGGTTTTACTTCCTCCGGCTATTCAAGTGCACTTCAGCTACCAAAAATAGATatttagtaaaataaaaacaagattcaAGATTCCTCCCTGTAATTATGAGTTTGGCATACTCATAATCATTGTGTAACATAACACCAAGTTGCTTTCATTCCTAGATTTAGATGATGGGTTTTATAGCACTTCTCTCTGGTGCAGGATCAGTGGTCTCAGTATCAGTAACATTGTCTTACAGATTAGACTACTCTGTGATGCTGAACAGTTAGCATTTTATTCCCCTTTCAGGTGCAGTCAATCAGTGGACCAGGACCACTCTGATCCATCTTGGGTAAAGATTCTACACATGCAGAAAGGAAtacattatttaatttcattatcatcattattattattatccacaAGGAAATCAGTATTACATGGTTAGAAACAGTCCAAAAGTGGAGCAGGGCTCCTCAGTGCAACCATCTCAGTCACATGTATGAGTGTCTCCTACACTGCACTCTGTGTTTTGGTTGAGGAAATTCTGTATTAACACACTTTCTGAATGGACAAAATCCAGCAATTTCTGAAGTGATATGATACATTGTTGATGTTAAAGGACAGGCTgattttcaggtctgtcttcagtggtcaggtgtccatatgaacagtgaaagaggttttcctggctgtaatcattcctcctgttcatactgaagatcccctttaaatgtgctttcaatgtaagtgatgggggccaaaatcaaCAGTGTGTCCGCAgacattttgagcaaaaatgcatttaaaagttgatctgaagcttatatgaggcttcaacagtctgagttggtcatcaagtggatatctgacacatttacagtctttttagcattgaatttcctctttgtatttcctcagacagtgttgagctgcagtggaagtatactaacaaaaacagggactttggcactaaaaagacaaatatctGCTTGaattgactcatttggacactgaagcttcattttagcttcagataaaattttaaatacattttgcacaagaggaggactgtggattttgtctacaatcacttacatttaaagcacattatgaagggatcatctaatggtcagtatgaacaggaggaatgattacagcaagaaaaactagttttaatgttcatttggtctcccaaatgttgttttcagacagacttgaaaaattgtgaacacatCCTTTAAGTTGTCGAAATTTGAAAAACTGCAATGGAATCCAGTTTCTTGTCTTTTTCCAGCTACGGCAGTCTCTAACATTACACgttttaaattaattatatttgatAAAATTGGTCAAATATGTCTTTAAATTCAGGCGCAAGCAGCCACAATAAACCCCAACACAACGTGACGCCCTCCCACACACAGGAGAGCCCAAACATCGCAGCAAGATCGCTTGTGTTGTCTGGAAAATTGTTGGATAGTATTCGATCAAAGAATGTAATGTTCGCTGTTGTATCTCTATGTTACAAATCTAGCGCCATTAATTTAATGCTGGTTAGTCTTGTTAGTTAGGCTACATATCGTTACATTTACAAAAAGTAATTTCACCAAAGcgtgcatatttttaaaaatatatatatatatttttagccTTAACAACCAACCCCAGATGTGCTCATTAGAAGCAGAAGCTAACTGTTAACTGGTACTAACTGACTGTGTATGTCTAACGTATATTAGCGAAGCGAAACTGTTACATAGGGAAATTAAGCGGTAAAGGAAAACAAACCTGCTCTTCGAAGCCTAATTTCAGGCTGCAAAATAATATCCAGCAACTTGCAATAGCGGTCCAATTCCTCGTCATAGTCAGTTActgttttctcaaaatattcaaatatctCATCGACAGCCGCAGCTAGCCGCTGCTCGGCGAACTCTTTCAGACTCTCAAGAGCAGACATTTCCCACAGATGGTTATATCAGAATGAAGATAAGAAATCAATTATactctttctgtttccttctTTTAATTCAGCGGACGCCTTGCACTCAGTTTCTTGCAGTTGTTAGCCGCTTTTACATAACAATCGGCTAGCGTGCAAGTACAAACAGTGACACCGGCTGCAGTGTatctgtgtcttcttcttcttcttcttcttcttcttcttcttcttcttcttcttcttcttcttcttcttcttcttcttcttcttcttcctgtttaaTGGCGAATTGCCACCATTCGGAGCATTATCGCCACCAACTGTTGAATTACATAGTCCTTAAATCCTTGTTATTAAACCGTGCTTTGTAGAGACgtgaagacatgttttaaaagttgatctgaagcttatatgaggcttcaacagtctgagttagtcatatcaagtggatatctgacacatttacagtctttttagcattgaatttcctctttgtatttcctcaggcagtgttgagctgcagtggaagtatagtaacaaaaacagggactttggcactaaaaagactaatgttgaaagatatctgctGATATTAATCAGTGACTACATACACAGTATGGCCTAATTCATCTATTCGAAAGAATGCAGCGATCTAGAGAGGCACCAAACAGTTAAATGCCAGATGTCTTATCAAAGCATGACAAGATATGTGATATCAGTACAAACAATTGTGAACAATAAGTAAAAAATCCAAGACACTTTGAGTCCTAGgtgtattaaatacattttgttcatATGGATGATTAGAAGAGATGGTTAATCTTTGTACAGTGCATACATgaaacatgtacagtagctcATACAAGTCCCATAAATTGAATTCTTCACCATAAAtcattgttgtattgttttgttagaTTTGTATTCACCAGTAATGGTGTACACTACATGATCAAATTCAAATGCAACAATTCATGAAATTAAGTTAATTTTACTTGTGTATTTTGTCCCCTTTCTGCTATTGTTAAAAGCCtattaaaatgctaaatatcTGGGAGTTATAAATACTCGCTAACTTAAAGAAATAATgtgttaaatgatttttttcccccttaaaatcaaataaaggaTGTGTATTGTTATGAATCATGGGTGGTAATTAAATGCAACACATTTGCAGTAAGTACAATtattgtaatttgtaattttcaCAAAATTAGCTCAGTAACACCTTAAGGCATTTTGAAACTGTCTTGTAAAGGAACTgtaggttatcattttacaTTCTAATGTTTCAGTTTGAGGTGAATCCtctgaataaaacacaaaaaacatggcTACACTCACAATATGAAACCATATTTGGGTCTTTCAGTACAGTCACAGTGAGGTTGTTTACCAGCTATCAAGATTCCTTGTATCACATGTCATCACAATGTTTAGGTGTTATCAAAGTGGTCGTATATAAATTAACTCAATGAAGTAAGAGAAGTAagatttaaagtattttaaatgtattacgATAAGTGATAAGATGCTAAGAAATGTGAATTTGAACAAAGTGTTAGTTACAGAGCCTGTCCAGTGTGACCCAGAGAGTCTGGTATGTTgagtaaagagagagacagttacTCTGATCCtatttcacttcacttcaaGATGCAACCAGCTGAGTGTCTCAGCGT
It encodes:
- the LOC122981482 gene encoding zinc finger and SCAN domain-containing protein 12-like, producing MSALESLKEFAEQRLAAAVDEIFEYFEKTVTDYDEELDRYCKLLDIILQPEIRLRRADVRSLTVSAEVPPEQQEMKPSLDQEAPEPPCIKEEQEEVWSSQEGEQLQGLEEADITLISVKSEDDEEKPELSQFHQSQIEEHREAEAPASCPAEQMKAEVDGEDCGGSEPACDVLAATADSSVDSSEPKTEDRDDLNRFNGGKMHKPFSCLFCEKRFVCKLDLVIHARGHTGEKPFRCSDCGERFSHRAALKQHMMLHTGEKPVTGSVCDRRIIRKSHIKTQECVDQSSCRK